Proteins from a genomic interval of Dehalococcoidia bacterium:
- a CDS encoding GMC family oxidoreductase N-terminal domain-containing protein, translated as MALIYDDVIVGAGSSGSVLASRLSEDPGRSVLLLEAGPDFASVEETPQDLIDGRNMSVQAHDWGFMADAVPGRPITYPRGKVTGGSSAVNATVALRGVPADYDEWAAWGNDGWSWQDVLPYFRKLEDDEDEHGDLHGTGGPIPIRRWKPGELRPPQQAYFNVLRRLGFPEVTDHNHPDSTGAGIIPQNQRNFVRMSAAIGYLAPARHRINLTIKPNCLVDRVLFEGKRAIGVELECGGVRQQVFGRRITLSAGAVASPAILLRSGIGPAADLRALGIEPLVDAPVGTRLNDHPLAFVFGLPRPGVCDRSNPFIQVMLRYTAPGSDVFNDMQLYFGSQFDVLELAGAEAMAMVGAQIVVGAGASLQRPLSRGRLTLASRDPHEQPKVDLNFCSDAQGEDMRRMVEGVRLGYQVVTSPELAPFVERVALLSDEAVASNEALSEYVRMTVGTTFHPVSTAPMGPESDANAVVDPRCRVRGVENLRVVDASVMPNIVRCNTNLTCMMIGERVADWMKAEQPQAVGGLAAAPA; from the coding sequence ATGGCGCTCATATACGACGACGTGATCGTGGGGGCCGGCTCCTCCGGCTCGGTGCTCGCTTCGCGGCTCTCCGAAGACCCCGGCCGCAGCGTCCTGCTGCTCGAAGCCGGGCCGGATTTCGCCAGCGTCGAAGAGACGCCGCAGGACCTGATCGACGGCCGCAACATGTCCGTGCAGGCGCACGACTGGGGCTTCATGGCCGACGCCGTGCCCGGCCGGCCGATCACCTACCCGCGCGGCAAGGTCACGGGCGGCTCCTCGGCCGTCAACGCCACGGTCGCGCTGCGCGGCGTGCCCGCCGACTACGACGAGTGGGCCGCCTGGGGCAACGACGGCTGGAGCTGGCAGGACGTGCTGCCCTACTTCCGCAAGCTCGAAGACGACGAGGACGAGCACGGCGACCTGCACGGCACGGGCGGCCCAATCCCCATCCGCCGCTGGAAGCCGGGAGAGCTGCGCCCGCCGCAGCAGGCCTACTTCAACGTCCTCCGCCGGCTCGGCTTTCCCGAGGTGACGGACCACAACCACCCCGACTCGACCGGCGCCGGCATCATTCCGCAGAACCAGCGCAACTTCGTGCGCATGTCGGCGGCGATCGGCTATCTGGCGCCGGCGCGGCACCGCATCAACCTGACGATCAAGCCGAACTGCCTCGTCGACCGCGTGCTGTTCGAGGGCAAGCGCGCGATCGGCGTCGAGCTGGAGTGCGGCGGCGTGCGGCAGCAGGTCTTCGGCCGGCGCATCACGCTCTCGGCGGGCGCCGTCGCCTCGCCGGCGATTCTCCTGCGCTCGGGCATCGGGCCGGCGGCGGATCTGCGGGCGCTGGGCATCGAGCCGCTGGTCGATGCGCCCGTGGGCACGCGGCTCAACGACCACCCGCTGGCCTTCGTCTTCGGCCTGCCGCGGCCGGGCGTGTGCGACCGGTCCAATCCCTTCATCCAGGTGATGCTGCGCTACACCGCGCCCGGCTCCGACGTGTTCAACGACATGCAGCTCTACTTCGGCAGCCAGTTCGACGTACTGGAGCTTGCCGGCGCCGAAGCGATGGCGATGGTCGGGGCCCAGATCGTGGTCGGCGCCGGCGCCTCGCTGCAGCGACCGCTCTCGCGTGGGCGGCTGACGCTGGCGAGCCGCGACCCGCACGAGCAACCGAAGGTCGACCTCAACTTCTGCAGCGACGCGCAGGGCGAGGATATGCGCCGCATGGTGGAAGGCGTGCGGCTCGGCTACCAGGTCGTCACGTCGCCCGAGCTGGCGCCGTTCGTGGAGCGCGTCGCCCTGCTCAGCGACGAGGCCGTCGCCTCGAACGAGGCGCTGTCGGAATACGTGCGTATGACGGTGGGCACGACCTTCCACCCGGTGAGCACGGCGCCGATGGGCCCGGAGAGCGATGCCAACGCCGTGGTCGATCCACGTTGCCGCGTGCGCGGGGTTGAAAACCTGCGCGTGGTGGACGCCTCCGTCATGCCCAACATCGTGCGCTGCAACACGAATCTCACCTGCATGATGATCGGCGAGCGCGTGGCGGATTGGATGAAGGCGGAGCAGCCGCAGGCCGTGGGCGGGCTGGCCGCGGCGCCGGCCTAG
- a CDS encoding SDR family oxidoreductase: MHRGNRHEVVMITGASAGVGRATARRFAREGASIGLIARGSTGLDGACRDVKDAGGRALPLETDVSDALAVEAAAVNLEAAFGPVDIWVNDAMTSVFSPVKEMTPDDFKRVTEVTYLGFVYGTLAALQRMLPRDRGHIVQVGSALAYRGIPLQAAYCASKHAIQGFTESLRCELLHDKSNVRLTMVQMPALNTPQFGPSKSRMPRRAQPVPPIYQPEVAAEAIYWAAHHDRPELWVGRSTVQAIQGNKIAPRLLDHYLARTGFESQQTPEPADPGRSNNLYAPLDGPRGADHGAHGAFDDRALGRSPELWATTHRGLLTAAAGGVAALALGAVAAKRRH, from the coding sequence ATGCACCGCGGCAACCGACACGAGGTGGTGATGATCACGGGCGCTTCGGCCGGCGTCGGCCGGGCGACGGCCCGGCGCTTCGCGCGTGAAGGTGCGTCGATCGGCCTGATCGCGCGCGGCAGCACCGGGCTCGACGGTGCATGCCGCGATGTTAAAGACGCGGGTGGTCGAGCGCTGCCGCTCGAAACCGATGTCTCGGACGCCCTGGCAGTCGAGGCCGCGGCGGTGAATCTGGAAGCCGCGTTCGGGCCCGTCGACATCTGGGTGAACGACGCAATGACTTCCGTCTTCTCCCCGGTGAAGGAGATGACGCCGGACGATTTCAAGCGCGTCACGGAAGTGACGTACCTGGGCTTCGTCTACGGCACGCTGGCGGCACTGCAGCGCATGCTGCCGCGCGACCGCGGGCACATCGTGCAGGTGGGTTCGGCGCTGGCCTACCGAGGCATTCCTTTGCAGGCGGCCTACTGCGCCAGCAAGCACGCGATTCAGGGCTTCACCGAATCACTGCGCTGCGAGTTGCTGCACGACAAGAGCAACGTCAGGCTGACCATGGTGCAGATGCCTGCGCTCAACACCCCGCAGTTTGGCCCGTCGAAGAGCCGCATGCCGCGCAGGGCGCAGCCGGTGCCGCCGATCTATCAACCGGAGGTCGCGGCCGAAGCCATCTACTGGGCGGCTCACCACGACCGTCCCGAGCTTTGGGTCGGGCGTTCAACCGTGCAGGCGATCCAGGGGAACAAGATTGCGCCCCGGCTGCTTGACCACTATCTCGCCCGCACGGGATTCGAGTCGCAGCAGACGCCGGAGCCGGCCGACCCCGGCCGCTCCAACAATCTCTATGCGCCTCTGGATGGCCCGCGGGGCGCAGACCACGGCGCCCACGGCGCCTTCGACGACCGCGCCCTCGGCCGCAGCCCGGAGCTGTGGGCCACCACGCACCGCGGCCTGCTCACGGCGGCCGCCGGCGGTGTCGCGGCGCTTGCCCTCGGCGCCGTCGCGGCGAAGCGCCGACACTGA
- a CDS encoding exo-alpha-sialidase has product MNQSVQLLVGTRKGAFIYRSDAARQCWSISEPQMPGWQINHLAADTREGRQRLYAAANHWAWGPSVARSDDGGMTWEQRCPGLAFPQDMGLSIANVWHVEPGHPSQPGVVYAGTQPGALFRSEDWGESWAPVDGLTRHRFRAFWGPTGNVGDSSLHSIQVDPRDANRIYASISSGGTYISEDGGESWELCSHGIVVTTPAAKQFLAEVAESFPQPELPPDVDPAAMDEFHKFKIDPKDPDRLWGQSHVGVFRSDCRGKGWEDVTHGLPSFHGFPIAISRRAPDAVYVVPIEYGADNFRVVRGQFAVWRTGDGGKSWEPLTRGLPGPHDYQSAYREGLDTDGLEPEGVYVGTTNGEVYASADGGDCWQRLPGTLPPILSVTCAVL; this is encoded by the coding sequence ATGAATCAGTCCGTTCAACTGCTGGTCGGCACACGCAAAGGCGCCTTCATCTACCGTTCGGATGCGGCCAGGCAGTGCTGGTCGATCTCCGAGCCGCAGATGCCCGGCTGGCAGATCAATCACCTGGCCGCCGACACACGGGAGGGCCGGCAGCGGCTCTACGCGGCGGCCAACCACTGGGCCTGGGGGCCGTCCGTTGCCCGCAGCGACGACGGCGGCATGACGTGGGAGCAGCGCTGCCCCGGCCTCGCCTTCCCGCAGGATATGGGCCTCTCCATCGCCAACGTCTGGCACGTCGAGCCGGGGCACCCAAGCCAGCCGGGCGTGGTTTACGCCGGCACGCAGCCCGGCGCCCTCTTCCGCAGCGAAGACTGGGGTGAGTCCTGGGCACCGGTCGACGGGCTGACGCGCCACAGGTTCCGCGCCTTCTGGGGGCCAACCGGCAACGTAGGAGACTCGTCACTGCACTCGATCCAGGTCGATCCGCGCGACGCCAACCGAATCTACGCGTCGATCAGCTCCGGCGGCACGTACATCAGCGAAGACGGCGGCGAGAGCTGGGAGCTGTGCTCCCACGGCATCGTCGTCACCACGCCGGCGGCGAAGCAGTTTCTCGCCGAGGTCGCCGAGTCGTTCCCGCAGCCGGAGCTGCCGCCGGACGTGGACCCGGCGGCGATGGACGAGTTCCACAAGTTCAAGATCGATCCGAAGGACCCGGACCGCCTCTGGGGACAGTCGCACGTCGGCGTCTTTCGCTCCGACTGCCGGGGCAAGGGCTGGGAAGATGTGACGCACGGCCTGCCCTCGTTCCACGGCTTCCCCATCGCCATCAGCCGGCGCGCGCCCGATGCCGTGTACGTCGTCCCCATCGAGTACGGCGCGGACAACTTCCGCGTGGTGCGGGGGCAGTTCGCGGTCTGGCGCACCGGCGACGGCGGCAAGAGCTGGGAGCCGCTGACGCGCGGCCTGCCCGGCCCGCACGATTACCAGAGCGCCTACCGCGAGGGGCTCGACACCGACGGCCTCGAGCCCGAGGGCGTCTACGTCGGCACGACCAACGGTGAAGTCTACGCCAGCGCGGACGGCGGCGACTGCTGGCAGCGGCTGCCGGGAACGCTGCCGCCGATCCTGTCGGTTACCTGCGCGGTGCTGTGA
- a CDS encoding BBE domain-containing protein, producing the protein MRPRRKGSSCPWAPRPNTGIAGLTLGGGMGWLTAKLGLTVDNVLGFEVVLANGEVVRAGETAHPDLFWALRGGSGNFGVVTGFHHRLSEVGTVLGGMVVYPFAQAREVLRFYHHYTLHTTDDVTAYAGLLSTPDGQPAVAIAVCATGPTERAQRMVEAVRRFGSPLMDLIQPLSYEQMVGLLDPASPPGFNYYVKANALPWLSGASIDAIVECGAARPSPRSAVVIQHFHGAAARMPVTATAFSQRHAHFDVMHIAGWTDEEDGEPSIGWVRAGIAATQRFAEEGIYVNFLGAGESEERIRASYGPNYERLAEIKRRYDPENLFQRNPNVRPARPARPDAVAAA; encoded by the coding sequence ATGCGACCGAGGCGCAAGGGCTCGTCGTGCCCGTGGGCACCGCGTCCGAACACGGGCATCGCCGGGCTCACGCTGGGCGGCGGCATGGGCTGGCTCACGGCCAAGCTCGGCCTGACCGTGGACAATGTGCTCGGCTTCGAAGTCGTGCTGGCCAATGGCGAGGTCGTGCGTGCCGGCGAAACCGCACACCCGGATCTCTTCTGGGCGCTGCGCGGCGGCAGCGGCAACTTCGGGGTGGTCACCGGCTTCCACCACCGCCTGAGCGAAGTCGGCACGGTGCTGGGCGGCATGGTCGTCTACCCCTTCGCCCAGGCGCGCGAGGTGCTGCGCTTCTACCACCACTACACGCTGCACACGACCGACGACGTGACCGCCTACGCCGGCCTTCTGAGCACGCCGGACGGCCAGCCCGCCGTTGCCATCGCCGTCTGCGCCACGGGCCCGACGGAACGGGCGCAGCGCATGGTCGAGGCGGTGCGCCGCTTCGGCTCGCCGCTGATGGACCTGATCCAGCCGCTCAGCTACGAGCAGATGGTGGGGCTGCTGGACCCGGCCTCGCCCCCCGGCTTCAACTACTACGTCAAGGCGAACGCGCTGCCGTGGCTGAGCGGCGCCTCGATCGACGCGATCGTCGAATGCGGCGCCGCGCGGCCCTCACCGCGCTCGGCGGTGGTGATCCAGCACTTCCACGGCGCGGCCGCCCGCATGCCGGTCACGGCCACGGCCTTCTCGCAGCGCCATGCGCACTTCGACGTGATGCACATCGCCGGCTGGACGGATGAAGAGGACGGCGAACCCAGCATCGGCTGGGTGCGCGCCGGCATCGCGGCGACGCAGCGGTTCGCCGAAGAAGGGATCTACGTCAACTTTCTCGGCGCGGGCGAGAGCGAGGAGCGCATCCGCGCCTCCTACGGCCCGAACTACGAGCGGCTTGCGGAGATCAAGCGCCGCTACGACCCGGAGAACCTCTTCCAGCGCAACCCCAACGTGCGCCCGGCCCGCCCGGCCCGCCCGGACGCCGTGGCGGCGGCGTAG
- a CDS encoding ferric reductase-like transmembrane domain-containing protein — protein MLPLALAAGGLALLPVPALAAGAGGDAAGVNVPWYLSRATGLVAYLLLFVTVALGLAIRTKAFDRLVARWRVTDLHGFLSLLAMLFVVVHVAALLGDTFIGFSAVQLLVPFASPYAAAWTAAGQIAAYLLLLLLLSFPARRLIGYRAWRALHYLTFLTYLGALAHGVFTGTDSRQLWTQALYLATAAVVALLLLHRIIVWNRRALGVLTARLRGVAPAEAEAARAALHLRAVLFGVSTLGAVFLLFLGAAVGPFRWLGGEHTAAGQATAPTFAAKAPAGFHDTFSGSVSTGRRATLLVRLDGTGERGVTLAMQVQPAAGGDGSTGYAGPASLSDGNGAPLCNGQVMQLDPNGFSIDCQGTGDYAGKLLRLRGVFTRSEGSQLWGTLDAVVGPAGE, from the coding sequence GTGCTCCCTCTTGCCCTGGCAGCAGGCGGGCTCGCGTTGCTGCCGGTGCCGGCGCTGGCGGCCGGCGCGGGCGGCGACGCCGCGGGCGTGAACGTGCCCTGGTATCTCTCGCGCGCCACGGGCCTCGTCGCCTACCTGTTGCTCTTCGTCACCGTGGCGCTCGGTCTGGCGATTCGCACGAAAGCCTTCGACCGCCTGGTGGCCCGCTGGCGTGTGACGGATCTGCACGGCTTTCTCTCCCTGCTGGCTATGCTGTTCGTCGTCGTGCACGTGGCGGCGCTGCTGGGCGACACCTTCATCGGCTTCTCCGCGGTGCAGTTGCTGGTGCCGTTTGCTTCGCCCTATGCGGCGGCCTGGACGGCCGCCGGTCAGATCGCGGCCTACCTGCTGCTGCTGTTGCTGCTCAGCTTCCCGGCGCGGCGGCTGATCGGCTACCGCGCCTGGCGGGCGCTGCATTACCTCACGTTCCTGACGTACCTGGGCGCGCTGGCGCACGGCGTCTTCACCGGCACGGACAGCCGGCAGCTCTGGACGCAGGCCCTATATCTCGCGACGGCCGCCGTCGTTGCCCTGCTGTTGCTGCACCGCATCATCGTCTGGAACCGAAGGGCGCTCGGCGTGCTCACGGCGCGGCTGAGGGGAGTCGCGCCGGCCGAGGCCGAGGCGGCGCGCGCGGCGCTGCACCTGCGGGCCGTGCTGTTCGGCGTCAGCACGCTGGGCGCCGTCTTCCTGCTCTTCCTCGGCGCGGCCGTGGGGCCGTTCCGCTGGCTGGGCGGCGAGCACACGGCAGCCGGTCAGGCCACGGCGCCCACGTTCGCGGCAAAGGCGCCGGCCGGCTTCCACGACACGTTCAGCGGCAGCGTCTCCACCGGCCGCCGCGCGACGCTGCTGGTGCGCCTGGATGGCACCGGCGAGCGTGGTGTAACGCTGGCGATGCAGGTGCAACCGGCCGCCGGTGGCGACGGTTCGACGGGGTACGCCGGCCCGGCCAGCCTCAGCGACGGCAATGGCGCGCCGCTGTGCAATGGCCAGGTGATGCAGCTCGATCCGAACGGCTTCAGCATCGACTGCCAGGGCACGGGCGACTACGCCGGCAAGCTGCTGCGTCTGCGCGGCGTCTTCACCCGCAGCGAGGGTTCGCAGCTCTGGGGCACGCTCGATGCAGTCGTCGGCCCCGCCGGCGAATAG
- a CDS encoding FAD:protein FMN transferase, translating to MQRHAFFAMNTEIELLADTRDGGRAAGLFAEAEALLHRHEATLTGFSEHSELAALNRAAGQSFAASPLLFTTVGAALHAAARTGGLFEPAVLDALRAAGYDRSFAVLPYSAPRTPPAAPGPILGAFRHVELAPRGRTITRPAGMHLDLGGIGKGLAVAAALSLLRPLGNALANAGGDLRASGRLADGDWLAGVQHPFEPGRDIATVAVRDAALATSSIMRRRWRRDGVERHHLIDPRTGASAATDLAAATVLARTAAEADVLAKTALLLGRTAGRAFVEREGALCLLVGRDGAIELSPGFPAIGGGGA from the coding sequence ATGCAGCGGCACGCGTTCTTCGCGATGAACACCGAGATCGAGCTGCTGGCCGACACGCGCGACGGCGGCCGGGCTGCCGGCCTCTTTGCAGAAGCCGAGGCGCTGTTACACCGCCATGAGGCGACGCTCACCGGCTTCTCTGAGCACAGTGAGCTGGCGGCGTTGAATCGCGCCGCGGGGCAGTCCTTTGCCGCCTCGCCGCTGCTGTTTACGACGGTCGGGGCCGCCCTGCACGCCGCCGCACGGACGGGTGGTCTATTCGAGCCCGCCGTGCTCGATGCGCTGCGCGCCGCCGGCTACGATCGCAGCTTCGCCGTGCTGCCGTACAGCGCCCCGCGCACGCCGCCCGCCGCGCCCGGGCCGATCCTTGGCGCCTTCCGCCACGTGGAACTTGCGCCGCGCGGCCGCACGATCACGCGCCCCGCCGGCATGCACCTGGATCTCGGCGGCATCGGCAAGGGGCTGGCCGTGGCCGCGGCGCTGAGCCTGCTGCGGCCGCTCGGCAACGCGCTGGCGAATGCCGGCGGCGACCTGCGTGCGTCCGGACGCCTGGCCGATGGCGACTGGCTCGCGGGTGTGCAGCACCCGTTTGAGCCGGGGCGGGATATCGCCACGGTCGCCGTGCGCGACGCCGCGCTCGCGACATCGTCGATCATGCGGCGGCGCTGGCGGCGCGACGGCGTGGAACGGCATCACCTGATCGACCCGCGCACCGGCGCCAGCGCTGCCACCGACCTCGCCGCCGCGACCGTGCTGGCGCGAACCGCGGCCGAGGCCGACGTGCTGGCGAAAACGGCACTGCTGCTGGGCCGCACCGCCGGTCGGGCCTTCGTCGAGCGCGAAGGGGCGCTCTGTCTGCTCGTGGGGCGCGACGGGGCGATCGAGCTCTCGCCCGGTTTTCCGGCCATCGGCGGCGGCGGCGCGTAA
- a CDS encoding AI-2E family transporter gives MAEQRTRRSIRIAMVAGALLLAGWLLYLARGALPPFILGAIFVIAFAPAVDRMAAGFPFREGHPDLALSCSVGLLYLAFIAVVLAAGAVWGPQIFDEGKSFANDLPTLATRAQHELQDNNGWYQQNVPPEIRDQLEKNIDKLAGKAGDYAQQVAGRTINFATAGLTTMISYIVVPFWAFYVLKDRERASNAFVALFPERVRPDVQYLVANARAVFGSYVRAQLLLSVLTAVVTAIGLRWFGVRFSLALGIVAGVANLIPVIGPMLGGAPALIVVLATHPGLRVLWVFLFLFGTQELKDFIVVPRIQGRAVRLHPAVILVLIVIGGRLAGFWGLLLVVPVAAVLRDSYVYIYHRLGDQPALLLPETGEPRPLAPLEHEPPARASGGSG, from the coding sequence GTGGCCGAGCAGCGTACGCGGCGCAGCATTCGCATCGCCATGGTGGCCGGCGCTCTGCTGCTCGCCGGCTGGTTGCTGTACCTCGCGCGCGGCGCCCTGCCTCCGTTCATTCTCGGCGCGATCTTCGTGATCGCCTTTGCGCCCGCCGTGGATCGGATGGCCGCCGGTTTCCCCTTCCGCGAGGGCCATCCCGACCTGGCGCTCTCGTGCAGCGTCGGCCTGCTCTACCTGGCATTCATCGCCGTGGTGCTGGCGGCGGGGGCGGTCTGGGGTCCGCAGATCTTCGACGAGGGCAAGAGTTTCGCCAACGACCTGCCCACGCTCGCCACCCGCGCGCAACACGAGCTGCAAGACAACAACGGCTGGTACCAGCAGAACGTTCCGCCCGAGATTCGTGATCAGCTTGAGAAGAACATCGACAAGCTTGCCGGCAAGGCCGGCGATTACGCGCAGCAGGTGGCCGGCCGCACGATCAACTTCGCGACCGCTGGCCTGACGACGATGATCAGCTACATCGTCGTGCCGTTCTGGGCGTTCTACGTGCTCAAAGACCGCGAGCGGGCCTCCAACGCCTTTGTCGCCCTCTTTCCGGAACGCGTGCGGCCCGACGTGCAGTACCTGGTGGCGAACGCGCGCGCCGTCTTCGGCTCATACGTGCGGGCGCAACTGCTGCTCAGCGTGCTCACCGCCGTTGTCACGGCGATCGGTCTGCGCTGGTTCGGCGTGCGCTTCTCGCTGGCGCTGGGCATCGTCGCCGGCGTCGCCAACTTGATCCCGGTGATCGGACCGATGCTGGGCGGGGCGCCGGCCCTGATCGTCGTCCTCGCCACTCACCCCGGCCTGCGCGTGCTCTGGGTCTTCCTCTTCCTCTTTGGCACACAGGAGCTGAAGGACTTCATCGTCGTGCCGCGCATCCAGGGCCGCGCGGTGCGCCTGCACCCGGCGGTCATCCTCGTGCTGATCGTGATTGGCGGGCGTCTGGCCGGGTTCTGGGGCTTGCTGCTGGTGGTACCGGTGGCGGCGGTGCTGCGCGACTCGTATGTGTACATCTATCACCGCCTGGGCGATCAGCCGGCGCTGCTGCTGCCCGAGACGGGCGAGCCGCGCCCGCTTGCGCCCCTGGAGCATGAGCCGCCGGCGCGAGCGTCCGGCGGTTCCGGCTGA
- a CDS encoding S41 family peptidase: MRLQAGRRGALALLLVLIALLAGSFGTAPLTRALGTRAALAAPAAPAGPAVVDQTASDKLDVVREAFDALYGGFDQPLRSDVVLGDAWDGINMALTSAGLNPLGSPALTGVVDSDWQAFADAYRGAVGTAVSSGKAKPSDLAYGAINQMANARNSCHTAFLPPDNNASADGVERHQLTTDVGFIAGRINNLVYRVYPDGAAAKAGLLPGDTLLSSNGQGDPGIRRRIFRANAGQAVDITVQRPGVEQPIALTIVPEETVLPFVRTRVLPGGIGVIQWDDFTQGAGMIDAIRQAITGFQQQGVVGWVLDLRTSPGGDAHTMAAIASLFMPQGLIATSIDRGGARVPVMADANATLPEQLPMVVLIENYSASAADILPGALQDNRRAYLIGERSAGCIGSAILHTLSDGSGLQVEVEHILIGNDQLDLNGVGITPDETVVWSPEELAAGQDPQMDRAAQVLLAQAGQ; the protein is encoded by the coding sequence ATGCGGCTTCAGGCGGGTAGACGCGGGGCACTGGCCCTGCTGTTGGTGCTCATCGCCCTGCTGGCAGGCAGCTTCGGAACGGCGCCGCTGACGCGTGCACTGGGAACGCGGGCGGCCCTGGCAGCGCCGGCGGCGCCGGCCGGGCCGGCCGTGGTCGACCAGACGGCCAGCGACAAGCTCGACGTGGTACGTGAAGCCTTCGACGCGCTCTATGGTGGCTTCGACCAGCCGCTGCGCTCCGACGTGGTGCTCGGGGACGCCTGGGATGGCATAAACATGGCCCTCACCAGCGCGGGCCTCAACCCACTCGGCAGCCCCGCTCTGACCGGGGTCGTGGACAGCGACTGGCAGGCGTTCGCCGACGCCTACCGGGGCGCCGTCGGCACCGCCGTCTCGTCGGGTAAGGCGAAACCAAGCGATCTCGCCTACGGCGCGATCAACCAGATGGCGAACGCGCGCAACAGTTGCCACACCGCCTTCCTGCCGCCGGACAACAACGCCAGCGCGGACGGTGTCGAGCGCCATCAGCTCACCACGGACGTCGGCTTCATCGCCGGCCGCATCAACAACCTCGTCTACCGCGTCTATCCCGACGGCGCCGCGGCGAAGGCTGGGCTGCTGCCCGGCGATACGCTGCTCAGCAGCAACGGCCAGGGCGATCCCGGCATCCGCCGCCGCATCTTCCGCGCCAACGCCGGCCAGGCGGTGGACATCACCGTACAGCGCCCCGGCGTAGAGCAGCCGATCGCGCTGACCATCGTGCCCGAAGAAACCGTGCTGCCCTTCGTCCGCACACGGGTGCTGCCCGGCGGCATCGGCGTGATCCAGTGGGACGATTTCACCCAGGGCGCCGGGATGATCGACGCCATCCGCCAGGCGATCACCGGCTTCCAGCAACAAGGCGTCGTGGGCTGGGTGCTCGACCTGCGCACCAGCCCCGGCGGCGACGCGCACACGATGGCCGCGATCGCCAGCCTGTTTATGCCCCAGGGGCTGATCGCCACCTCGATCGACCGCGGCGGCGCCCGCGTGCCGGTGATGGCCGACGCGAACGCCACCCTGCCAGAGCAGTTGCCGATGGTAGTGCTGATCGAGAACTACAGCGCGTCAGCCGCCGACATCCTGCCTGGCGCTCTGCAGGACAACCGCCGCGCCTACCTGATCGGCGAGCGCTCGGCCGGCTGCATCGGCAGCGCCATTCTGCATACGCTCTCGGACGGCTCCGGTCTGCAGGTCGAAGTCGAGCATATCCTGATCGGCAACGATCAGCTCGATCTGAACGGCGTCGGCATCACCCCGGACGAGACGGTCGTGTGGTCGCCGGAAGAGTTGGCCGCCGGCCAGGATCCGCAGATGGACCGCGCCGCGCAAGTGTTGTTGGCGCAGGCCGGCCAGTGA
- a CDS encoding GNAT family N-acetyltransferase has product MTMSEPASVGAGLQVRPVASEEFEEFLDWFARYWQELETFNDFPDPFSREQYRRLLHEPGGRHFWWAERAGRRIGFCVFIVGPHWYRQDITDGYVDEFYIVPEARRDGAGRALAEAMLAEFRRHGVREIRLSVLRRNSRAAAFWSSLGFAVEMTRMALVGNRE; this is encoded by the coding sequence ATGACGATGAGCGAGCCGGCCTCGGTTGGCGCCGGATTGCAGGTGCGGCCGGTGGCGTCGGAAGAGTTCGAGGAGTTCCTCGACTGGTTTGCGCGCTACTGGCAGGAGCTGGAGACCTTCAACGACTTCCCCGACCCGTTCTCGCGCGAACAGTATCGCCGTCTGCTGCATGAGCCGGGCGGGCGTCACTTCTGGTGGGCGGAGCGCGCTGGCCGGCGCATCGGCTTCTGCGTGTTCATCGTCGGCCCGCACTGGTACCGCCAGGACATCACCGACGGCTACGTGGACGAGTTCTATATCGTGCCGGAGGCGCGGCGCGACGGCGCCGGCCGTGCTCTGGCAGAGGCGATGCTGGCCGAGTTCCGCCGCCACGGCGTGCGTGAAATCCGCCTCTCCGTGCTCCGCCGCAACAGCCGCGCCGCCGCCTTCTGGTCGAGCCTGGGCTTCGCCGTCGAAATGACGCGCATGGCTCTTGTAGGGAATAGGGAATAG